The following proteins are encoded in a genomic region of Acetobacter oryzoeni:
- a CDS encoding DUF1636 family protein, translating into MAEASDSSQKSPQNRPVLHVCVTCRRGGPAMDQPPGAQLYARLQTLVQEAEAAGQEAPVLLRQVQCLAACDRGCTAAIAMPERWTWLLGHLGAEKAEDLLTYAQLYAKSARGTVMPSRRPASLSNMVLGRVPAQLYDEQEPS; encoded by the coding sequence ATGGCCGAAGCGTCCGATTCTTCTCAAAAATCACCTCAGAATCGCCCTGTTTTGCATGTGTGTGTCACATGTCGGCGTGGTGGGCCTGCTATGGATCAGCCGCCGGGTGCCCAGTTGTATGCACGTTTGCAGACCTTGGTGCAGGAAGCAGAAGCTGCTGGGCAGGAAGCTCCGGTTCTGTTGCGTCAGGTGCAGTGTCTGGCTGCCTGTGATCGCGGATGCACTGCAGCCATTGCCATGCCAGAGCGTTGGACATGGTTATTAGGGCATCTGGGCGCTGAAAAAGCAGAAGATCTTCTGACGTATGCCCAACTCTATGCAAAATCCGCGCGGGGCACGGTCATGCCTTCGCGCCGTCCGGCATCTCTTTCCAATATGGTGCTGGGGCGTGTTCCCGCACAACTTTATGATGAACAGGAGCCTTCA